A stretch of Fibrobacter sp. UWEL DNA encodes these proteins:
- the murJ gene encoding murein biosynthesis integral membrane protein MurJ yields MNKAAIIVAVSMLLSRVLGIFREMLLAHAAGVSLEKNALDLAFMIPDILNHVVSTGFLSIIFIPIFTGYKVAGDEEKSWKFFSNVLNTFGMALLILVVPAFIFMPELLQLLTTSGATPELIERATYYGRIILPGQIFIFVGSILVAVQHTRKQFLIPSLTGLIYNVAIVGGGLAGILLGRMNGTDYGLEGFAWGVPVGSFIGFFALQIFGAKRGGVKYELILQPKHTDIIRYFKMMLPMSLGVGSMFGLEFIIRSFGSSFGGSGISSLNYAYRVMYTLVAVFGFSVSVTSYPDMARLVKEGQIKQLNEKIWKSLSRMFCILIPAVVAVWALSFPAVRILFERGAFHRETTEAITEILRWYLPVSLGLCLQAVLVRSFYAAERMWLPTLLNTGIFAATIPAYILLAEPLGIKSVPIVGATGALLQVISMIFMWARKNGTDGMKNALMNMARALVALGIMIFAALGLDHVTGEFVRSTSLMVLVVYSCIAGVILLCVTLFVQKLLGSKDAGDILNELLGKFLRKLHLKK; encoded by the coding sequence ATGAATAAAGCCGCCATTATTGTCGCCGTAAGTATGCTGCTCAGCCGCGTGCTGGGAATCTTCCGTGAAATGCTTTTGGCCCACGCCGCCGGCGTGTCCCTGGAGAAAAACGCCCTGGATTTGGCCTTCATGATTCCCGACATCCTGAATCATGTGGTAAGCACCGGCTTTCTTTCCATTATCTTTATTCCCATCTTCACCGGGTACAAGGTAGCCGGTGATGAAGAGAAAAGCTGGAAGTTCTTCAGCAACGTGCTGAACACCTTCGGCATGGCATTGCTCATTTTGGTGGTACCCGCCTTTATCTTCATGCCGGAACTTTTACAGCTGCTCACCACCAGCGGGGCAACTCCCGAGCTTATTGAGCGCGCCACCTATTACGGACGCATCATCTTGCCGGGTCAGATTTTCATCTTCGTGGGTAGCATCCTGGTGGCCGTGCAGCACACCCGCAAGCAGTTCCTGATTCCCTCCCTCACGGGCTTGATCTATAACGTAGCTATCGTAGGAGGCGGCCTGGCAGGCATTCTCCTGGGACGTATGAACGGAACCGACTACGGTCTAGAAGGTTTCGCCTGGGGTGTTCCCGTTGGAAGCTTCATCGGATTTTTCGCCCTGCAGATTTTTGGCGCCAAGCGTGGCGGCGTAAAGTACGAACTGATTTTACAGCCTAAGCATACCGATATCATTCGCTATTTCAAGATGATGCTTCCTATGTCTCTGGGCGTGGGCTCCATGTTCGGTCTGGAATTCATCATCCGTAGCTTCGGTTCCAGCTTTGGCGGCAGCGGTATCTCCAGCCTCAATTACGCCTATCGCGTCATGTACACGCTGGTGGCAGTCTTCGGATTCTCCGTTTCCGTCACCAGCTACCCTGACATGGCCCGCCTTGTGAAGGAAGGTCAGATCAAGCAGCTGAACGAAAAAATCTGGAAGAGTTTAAGCCGCATGTTCTGCATCCTGATCCCCGCAGTGGTTGCCGTATGGGCTCTCTCCTTCCCCGCTGTTCGAATCCTGTTTGAACGTGGCGCCTTCCATCGCGAAACCACCGAAGCCATTACTGAAATTCTCCGCTGGTACTTGCCCGTATCCCTAGGCCTTTGCCTCCAGGCGGTTCTGGTCCGTAGCTTCTACGCTGCAGAACGCATGTGGCTGCCCACCCTCTTGAACACTGGAATCTTTGCGGCTACCATCCCCGCCTACATCCTGCTGGCGGAACCTCTTGGCATCAAGAGTGTGCCTATCGTAGGCGCCACCGGCGCCCTGCTGCAGGTGATTTCCATGATCTTTATGTGGGCCCGCAAGAACGGTACCGACGGTATGAAAAATGCGCTCATGAATATGGCCCGCGCCCTCGTGGCGTTAGGCATCATGATCTTTGCGGCATTGGGACTGGACCATGTGACGGGAGAATTCGTCCGCAGTACTAGCCTCATGGTACTCGTGGTCTACAGCTGCATTGCAGGCGTCATCCTGCTTTGCGTGACCCTGTTCGTCCAGAAACTTTTGGGCAGCAAGGACGCCGGCGATATCCTCAACGAACTCCTTGGAAAGTTCCTGAGAAAACTTCATTTGAAGAAATAG
- a CDS encoding outer membrane protein, whose amino-acid sequence MVILFSAGNTFAKSDASSVGKTVAEVLLFLPGMLLEEYFANVFDEEGGVDRSEEMVFIPYLDAKGLHPDYQRYITQTFTQYVKEVGRYRLKAADKESPYVRTASVPVITNIARKKGCPYVLFITVKENGSGMQFAFAMKDSETEDLIWHDEYMAIIPEDIAPILFRVANSMGTGKKGSNPKSFYDAEYPVYVKESNFQPTAATHASSNYEYTNLPSNFENKPDLDSVGRTTRVAFAFGLDLLFKDIKVVENLTLTAWHDFTYVMVGTYFDLRGYASRDTTVLSMGLNLVAPIFFHGNNTPYVYGGIGFSSTNYTAVNPKTDKKEDTQSALGGILSLGAGYQFNRYGRWTVRIGLEYFRNTYHIEGHKIQGIGFKTTIGY is encoded by the coding sequence TTGGTCATTCTTTTTTCCGCAGGAAACACCTTCGCAAAAAGTGATGCTTCGTCAGTAGGCAAAACCGTAGCCGAAGTGTTGCTCTTTCTGCCAGGAATGCTGCTCGAGGAATATTTCGCTAACGTCTTTGATGAAGAGGGCGGTGTCGATCGTTCCGAGGAAATGGTCTTTATCCCCTATCTGGATGCAAAGGGACTGCATCCGGACTATCAAAGATACATCACCCAGACATTCACCCAGTATGTGAAGGAGGTTGGACGCTACAGGCTCAAGGCCGCCGACAAGGAATCACCCTATGTAAGGACAGCATCCGTCCCCGTCATTACAAACATCGCCAGAAAAAAGGGCTGCCCCTACGTCCTGTTCATTACCGTCAAGGAAAACGGAAGCGGCATGCAGTTCGCCTTCGCCATGAAGGACTCCGAAACCGAAGACCTCATCTGGCATGATGAATATATGGCCATCATCCCCGAAGACATCGCCCCAATCCTTTTCCGCGTGGCGAACTCCATGGGTACAGGCAAAAAAGGCAGCAATCCCAAAAGTTTCTATGATGCAGAATACCCAGTATACGTAAAGGAATCGAACTTTCAACCCACCGCGGCCACCCACGCATCCAGCAATTACGAATACACCAATCTCCCCAGCAACTTTGAAAACAAGCCCGACCTGGATTCCGTAGGAAGGACCACTCGCGTCGCATTCGCATTTGGTCTGGATTTGCTATTCAAGGACATCAAGGTGGTAGAAAACTTAACCTTGACCGCCTGGCATGACTTTACCTATGTCATGGTGGGAACCTACTTTGATCTACGCGGATACGCTTCAAGAGACACAACCGTCTTATCCATGGGATTAAATCTGGTAGCACCCATTTTCTTCCACGGCAATAACACACCCTATGTATACGGCGGAATAGGATTTTCCAGCACCAACTACACGGCGGTCAATCCTAAAACCGATAAAAAGGAAGACACGCAAAGCGCTTTAGGCGGCATCCTGTCCCTAGGCGCAGGCTATCAGTTCAATCGCTACGGGCGATGGACAGTCCGCATAGGACTTGAATACTTCAGGAACACTTACCACATCGAAGGCCACAAGATACAGGGCATCGGTTTCAAGACTACCATAGGTTACTAA